TGGAGAAGGGTTTGGGATTCCACTTGCCAATCTCATTAAAATGTTGTTGCAGGAATCTCACTCCACACATTTCAGAAGACATGCCAACACCAAACATCCTGAATGCTGAGGAGAACAAGCACGACCCCCTAGTCCCCCAAAGGATCAGCACTGAAATAAGACAGAATATAATGCCTTTGtgtctcccttccctgctctctcaGGGATGACACATGCCTGACCAACAGCAACATCCCACACAATTCACGTGGAGAAGGGAAGCCCAGGCACTCCATTTTCCCAGCTCCATGGTCCTCACAGGCCTGTGAGCCACTGCTGCTCAAACACAACAGCTTCCTTGACTCTGTCCCCTCCCACCAGGCAGATAACAGAGCTGTCCcgagcaaaacaaaacactgagaGTTGTGCAATGCTGTGGGGAAAAGTTCCTTCCTTGGGTAATCAGTTTGCAGCCCAAAGCACAAGATTTACTACTTGCTTCATGTCAACACATGCCAACATAGATCTTACTTGTCCAAGATACTGAGTCCTTTTAAAGCTAAGGCCTGGTTTGACCTTAGTCACCTATTTTTTAACAACATTTACTATTGAAACAATCTGTTCCTCAGAGTGTCCCAATCTCAGCTAGCTTTCTGGCACAGGACACTTTCACAACGTAGAGATAACCACAGaagattttgttttcccctctttcctcaTCCTGTCCTTTCTATATTCAAAACTGGCGTTCGTCCTTGGCTAGAAAAGTCTACAACCAGTTTCTTGTTTAAAATCAGTCTTCTAATTATTGTAAGAACACCACAGTGACTTTGTGGTGGAGAAGGAGCAaaagctcagcagcaggatgacCCACAGAACTCAAGAGTGTGAAGCACATGCCTttaagaaaggagaaggaatgCTTTTAGAGTGTTAGACTGCCTTGGTCAACCATTTAGCACTATTTACCTACGGCCAGCCAGTATTTTGAGCAAGCTTTTGACAGGCTTTCACCCTTATTTGTTAAGCTTTCCTCAGTGTTCCACCTTGTCCTTTCACTTAGAGCCAAAATAAGACACCTTAAGTTCAAAACAAACACCCTTAAAGCTACCCTACTGCCCTCCAAAGCCGGCAGGATAAGCGCAGCCTTAACATTCCAAAGCGCAAAACAAACGAAgggaattttttcttcaaaacagtaagattttaaaaaaaaaaaacaaaacacaaggaaaacCCAATTAAAACCCAAACCGACAAACGCTCACAGCCCCACGCCATTTTCCCCACACgaaaactgagatttttctaCTAAGAGCAGTATCACAGCCCCAAGCCCCCGCAGGCCCTcggcagccagccctgcacaccgTCTGTCACCGCGGACGCCCAGCCCGATGCTGTCCGGGAAGGAGGACAAGGGCAATGCTCCGAGCACCCCAACGCTCCGACAACCATCCGGGCTGCCGGGgcggcccagcccagcccagcccggcccagcccgaGGAGGGGGTGAGGAGGACGCGGTTCCCTCCCGGTGCTGTGGCCACGTCCTCGGTGGGGCGGGGAGCGGAGCCGagcgggcagggccgggcagggctgggcagggccgggcagggctgggcagggctgggcccgGCTCCGCCGCCGCCTCAGCCCCGCGTACCGTGCAGCGCCCAGCGGAAGTCGGCGGGCGGCTCTTCCGGCCCCGCGGGACGCTGGGAGCTGTAGTCCGGCTGGCCGCCCGCCCTGTGCGGGGCGGGCGCGAGCGGCGCCGGCCCCGCGGTCCGGCCGAGCCCGGGGCGGGGCAGcgggaaggaagggagggagggagggaaggagagagggggCTGGCCACAGCACTACAGCTcccggcggccccgcggctccGAGCGGCGCTACCTGGCCCGGCAGGTGAGCGCCTGGCACCGGGCTCCTTCCTGGGCCTGCGGCTCCTCCTGCCCCGCCTCGCCGCGGGCCCGCCCGGCGGCCGCGATGCCGTTCCCCGGCTCCGGCGCGGACGATGCCTTCGATTACCTCTTCAAGATCATCCTGATCGGCGACTCCAACGTGGGCAAGACGTGCGTGGTGCACCGCTTCAAGACGGGGCAGTACAACGAGAAGCAGCAGAACACCATCGGCGTGGACTTCACCGTGCGCTCCATGGACATCGACGGCAAGAAAGTGAAGGTGGGTGTGGGCAGCGGCCCGAGCAGCGCCTTGGCCGTGCCATCCTCATCCAGGTGCCGGCATACACAGCCCCTCCGGCTCGGCCCTGCTGAGGACAGCTGGCAAAAGCTGACTGCCTTTCTAACCCTGCCTTTCTCACCAGGGGTGTTTCCCAGTGCAGCTTTCTCTGAGGAAGATGCCCTGGGGGAAGCAGTCACCCTAATTTGGGTGCCTGCTTGCTCTCGTGACTTCTCTGCATCTACTCGAGGAAAGGGCTTGTGCTTTGCCCGTAGGGAAAATAGCTATATAGTTTGGAGGGGAGTCGTCTTCAGAGATATGGGGACTTGATCTGGGACACCAAGGAGGGAAAACCCCCAAAGTTTGCAAAGGCTCCACTTCGATGCGTGCTTAATTTGAGGGAAGAAGACTTACAACACAAACACCAGAAGAAATTGCCAGCTAGAACTTCCCTCTGTATCCTGTATTAGGATTCTGTGCTCTTCTTCTTTTGCTCATAAAAGGCTGTAATGTTCTGTATCTTCTCCTTCAGTTGTTGAAAATGAGTTTCTTAGCCTCTTGGCAAAGCTGGCTTTACCCTTGGAGCCTTCTCTATAGATTGATTCTACAGACTTGTAAATGGCTTCTCAGATCTAGAGAGGACAAAGCCACACTGGGGTAGTGGAGTGAGCTGGGACAGGTCTGGCTGCCTTCTAGACACAGGgcttgtcctagtttggaggacaggtgtctgctaagaaaggcaggagcctctctgaaatggagaatgtaaacctcctccctccaaattattataaacttgaaatcaaggggctctcaggcaaagatatgggaattaggaataacagttctttactagggaaattaaaatagaaatacaggactacaaagaaacaaaccccaaaccctgacacagtcagagtacaacctgacaccccatcaggcagggtgttggtagcagtcccattaaatggtggctgcatcctcctgcagtgacagatgtgattcagttggagcagtgctcctgtgcaAGGTGCagtttttcctccaaaggttcagtgatgatgtggaaaggtccagttttcctctggaatccagtggagaaagggctacccttgctgttccaaatctcaggttttatcttggtaagaaatgttgggctcttccccctggctggaggaacttccaatgggatgcagtaattttatcagtcccacagtgggactcagtggccattagcagaaaatgactggctggaggaaggatgggttgtgaaaagataaagaacaatgccctgcctggtttcaatgtatggcccattagcagaatatctcccgtggagataagggtcactgcccccacctggtttcaacagacGGTTACAGAATACacacttttggtcacatcctgtattgcaacctaagacaggGATTCAAATGCTGAGGGCAAGCACATAGGAAAATGATACTCCCTGCTCTTTACAGCTTCTGTCCTTTCTCTTACAGATCCAAGTGTGGGACACAGCCGGTCAAGAGCGCTTCCGGACAATAACCCAGTCTTATTACAGGAGTGCCCATGGGGCCATCCTTGCCTATGACCTTACTAGGAGGTCCACATTTGAATCCATTCCTCACTGGATTCATGAAATTGAAAAGTATGGTGCTGCAAACTTGGTCATGATGTTAATTGGTAggattttagttttaaatactGTGTTACGtagattttttaatatgaatatAAAATCTCCCTCGTTTCCTACCACTACTTGAAGCATCTATACACTCTATGCGTTAAGGAAGGATTCAGTTCTAATTAAAATAGATCACCAAGTGTGTCAATTCAGCCTAAGCTTAAAAAAATGAGGAGAGTCATAGCCTGGTCCTGACAGGACCAAACCCATTGAAACCTTTTTTCGGTTGTTCCTTTCTTGTTGGAATAACACAACAAGCtttgctgccaggctggaggcagggacCACCTTGTTGAGGTTAGAATTGCAGCAAGCCTGACCCCTCTACTCCTGATGCACAGGAATGTAGCAGCTCAATAATTCAAGACGAAGGGGAATGCACAGACTCCTGGTTCTCATCTTTCCTCTCTGTTCTCTTGATATGCATGCTCTGTAATGGGATTCCGAGCAGGTAAGACAATAGATGGGGAGGTGGCTTTTGCAGAGCATGGAGTGCTCTGCTTGCATTCCACCAGCACTCAGCAAACTGCCTCTTTGAGTAAAGCAATggctgggaatgcagctggTAGGAAGCCACGGTTCCTTTCCCTTGGGTTGCATGGTTATTGttgctgagagcagctcagcagccagggctgagccccaaGCAGggcccctgagctgctgcctctgctcccagcgCCCTCCGTGCTTGTACTGCAGAGGTTTCTCCTGTCCTTCTGCTGGAAGATAAATTCTGACCTGCGTCTAATGCAGTGCCTGGAATTTTAGGGCAGGGGACGTGTAAATCACTGCACTTTGGCCGAGTTTTTCTATCTTCTGTCATGAATCTAAAGAGACTTTTCTCTGTGTGGTGGGGGATGGTGGtggttgttgatttttttttagagagaTAAGTTCTGAAATTAGTAAAAATGAAGCTTTTGTTAAGGATCCAGCTTGGTGCATTCTTCCAAAGCTGGTGCTGTTTGCTCTACTTACATTGGCAGAAGTCGTTGTACATTTAATTACGCTTAGTCATGTTAAACACCTTTCTAGCAGGTTAAGGTTTAGAAACCTAACTTTCCTATCTGCaactgaaggaggaaaaggtgGTTGGGTTCCTTTTAAGAAGCCAAATAACCCTcaagctggggttttttttgaccattttttgcttgatttttttctttttttttctcttgtgggGTAGgttagttttgtttggttttggggtttttttggtttgttttttttttgttcttttagaAATACTATAAGGAACTTTATGGGAGGGTAGTTACTTTATACATATTCAAGATAGGAGCTTGATTAAGGTTTGTCTTGAAACTACGAATGTAGACTTAAGCCAGTTACTAGAACTGATAAATCCACATATGCTGCAACTGCCTAAATACACAAAGGCATTTTATCTGAGGCATTTCATGATGGATTTTGAATAAAGTGCTGCAAGTAAAAGTTTAATCTATACATGCAGAAACAACTTAAGTCTATATTTTAGGCATTAAGGTAGCTGATCTGAATTCTTGTCTTTTTACATCACcctaaaagattttttttaaaattcaacttAAATGCTAGTTGACATTTAGAGCTACTAGAGAACAGGACTTCCAAATAATCCTTTACCTCCAGTACCTACACTAAGTAATTAAATGAACACaagtttttagttttttcttcGATTTCATCTCATTTGGCTGCAGTTTTAAACCACAGTCTGTAtttgtggctctgatgtgctCACATCCTGTTCTAGCCAGTAACTCTTACTCCTCACATAAATCTGTTGTTTAATGAAACTGAATTCATgcattgtatttaaaaataaatttttgaaagaCTTTAGTGATGGAAGTATCTCTCTGCCTGCTTTTAAGGGAACAAATCGGACTCGCTGGACAAGCGCCAGGTGCTGTTTGAAGATGCCTGCACCCTGGCAGAGAAGCACGGGCTCTTAGCCGTGCTGGAAACATCAGCAAAAGAAGCTCAAAACATAGAAGAGGTGTTCACATTAATGGCTAAGGAGCTGATAGCTCGAAATACCTTACAGCTTCATGGGGAGAGCCCTCCAAACAGCTTCAGTCTTGACTCCAGGCCAGTGATGGCCAGTCCAAGTGTGGAGAAGACCCAGTGCTCCTGTTGAAGAGAGACTTCAGGGAGAACCTGGAGACTGCCATTCTTCTGAGGCTGTTTGATTCAATTTTGTTCAGTTGATGAAAGTGTTCTGTGTGGCCTCAAGGCATCTCTCTTGCTATTTCTACCTTGCAGCTTGGCTTGTGAATATTTTCAGCGATCATTGTTGCTGTTGGTAGCACAGGTTGCTTTGAACATAGCAATGTGAACTTCTGAGATGAGAGGACTCAGGAAGCTGCCAGCCCTTGCCTTAACCAAAGAGAACTGTAAAAATTATTGCCTTTAATTATTTCCTTACATGTCTTTCTGGCTGTGTCAGAAGATAAATTTGCACCAGAGTTCTGCACTGACCCTTCCAAGCTGTGTTGCTGGTTTTAAGTACAAGCACTTTCCTCTCTGCCGGTAGCTG
This genomic interval from Catharus ustulatus isolate bCatUst1 chromosome 4, bCatUst1.pri.v2, whole genome shotgun sequence contains the following:
- the RAB19 gene encoding ras-related protein Rab-19, which produces MPFPGSGADDAFDYLFKIILIGDSNVGKTCVVHRFKTGQYNEKQQNTIGVDFTVRSMDIDGKKVKIQVWDTAGQERFRTITQSYYRSAHGAILAYDLTRRSTFESIPHWIHEIEKYGAANLVMMLIGNKSDSLDKRQVLFEDACTLAEKHGLLAVLETSAKEAQNIEEVFTLMAKELIARNTLQLHGESPPNSFSLDSRPVMASPSVEKTQCSC